The genomic interval AAAGAAACGGCGCATTTTTTTTCGACGCAGTTCGTCGCGGCAGCGGTTTACCGCTATGCGGTACAGCCATGTGTAAAGGGACGATTCGAATCGGAAGCCCCGCAGATTCTCGTAGGCCTTGATGAAGACCTCCTGCGACACATCGTCCACTAGATCCCGATCCTGAAGAATATTCGCAGTCACGTTCCTGATCCGTTCTTTGTACCGTTCCACAATGACACGGAATACCTCCTCGTCACCCGCCTGAAACATGGTAACAAGCGCATCGTCGGAAAGTCCGCCGATCGCTTCGCGCGCAGACGTCCGCTGCGGCGCAGAGTGAATGGAAGGAGTCTGTGTATCCACGTCGTTGGGCATTAGACGGATCAAGTGGGTGTGTTGTTCCCGGGGAATCCTGGTACTACGGGACAGCCGGTAAAAAGTTCTGGAATCCGTGACTTCGTAATCTGCGAGAATGAGACGAAAAAGAAAAGGTCCGCAGAAGCGGACCTTTTTCGTTGAAAAACCGCTGTTTATTTCACACCCACATGCGAGAGCATTTCCTTGATGCCTCCAAGCGATCCCATGACACCGGACGCTTCATACGGCAGAAACACGACTTTCTGGGCACCATTTGCGATATCCTTGAGCGACTCGAGGTATTTCATCGCGATGAGGTAGCTCGACGGATCACCGCCCACCGTCACTTTCAGCGATTCGGTGACGAGAGAAATTGCCTGCGCCTCGGCATTCGCGACACGCATACGCGCCTCTGCCTGACCCTCGGCCTGCAGGATGGCGGACTGCTTCTGCCCCTCGGCCGACACGATGGCCGACTGCTTCTCGCCCTCGGCACGAAGGATGGCCGACGACTTCTCGCCTTCGGCCTGCAGGATGGCGGCGCGGCGGTTCCGTTCGGCGGTCATCTGCTTTTCCATGGTGAGGCGGATATCTTCTGGCGGCAGAATGTTGCGCAGTTCGATGCGCATGACTTTGACGCCCCACTTGTCGGTGGCGCTGTCGAGGGATGCGCGGAGCTTGGTGTTGATCACTTCGCGGCCCGCGAGCGTGTGGTCGAGATCCATCTCGCCGATGACGGCGCGCAGGGCGCTGAGCGTGAGCTGCTGAATACCGCGTTGCAGTGTCGAAATTTCGTACACGGCTTTGACGGGATCGATGATCTGCCAGTACACGATGCAGTCCACTTCCATCGTCACGTTGTCGCGCGTGATCACCGGCTGCGGTTCGATGTCGGTGAGCTGTTCGCGAAGGTCGAGTGTCGCGCGCACGCTGTCGATGAAGGGCACGATGATGTTCAGACCGGAGATCGCGGTCTTGTGATATTTCCCGAGGCGCTCGATGATCTTGACCGAGGCCTGGCTGACCATCTTGATGCTGCTCAACGCCACGATGAAGGCGAAGAAGACAACAATCACGATGATGACGGTGGCGGCTTCCATGATTCCTCCGTGAGAAAATTCCGGGTTGCGAATGAGATGCGGGACGGGATAGGCGGGGAAGGGTGTGCGCTCACGTGCGCGCGACGATGAACTTTGCGCCGTCGAGACTCTGCACCGTGACGCGGGCCGAGACTTCGATGACGGAGCCGTCGGCGGAGCGGGCGGCCCAGTCCTGACCGTCAACCAACACACGCCCGAGACTGTGTTCATTGTCGATGGTTTCGGTCACGATGCCCGCGCGCCCAAGCATGGCGTCGGCGTTGGTTTTCAGATCCGCGCCCGGCGAGGCGCGCATGAACACGTTTTTGAAGACCGTGCGCGAGAGGAAGACGAGCACGATGGACACGACCACAAAAACGAGGGTTTGAATCAGGGGATTGTGAACACCCGCGAGATCGAGCAGGCCTGCCAGTAGCGCGCCGACGCCAAACCATAACAGGACAAAGCCGGGTGTGACGATCTCGAGGATGAAGAACAGTACGGCGGCGGCGAACCACCAATAATACAGCATGGCGTATTCCGTATCGGTTGGAAAACAGTGGAGGATGCGGGAGTGTATTACCCGGCGCAAGTACGCATGAGAATCGCCGATAAAGTACTCGGATTCTCCCCAAGAGTCAACTGCGCGTCGAAATGTGTGTTGTTTTCTCAGCCGTGCGCGCGACGGAAGCGCCACACCGCCGCGCCGAACATACACACGCCGAACGCCGCGAGCGACGCCGTCTCCTTCCACAATTCCGCCGGGCCGCTGCCCTTGAGATAGATTTCACGCAGCACCGTCAGATAGTAGCGCACCGGGTTGGCGTAGGTGATCGTTTGAATCGCGTCGGGCATGTTAGCGATGGGGATAAAAAATCCCGACAGCAGCATGGCAAATATCATGAAGAACCACGCGACGAACAGGGCCTGCTGCTGCGATTCGGCGACGGTGGAAATCAGGATGCCGAGACCGAGCGTCGTGAGGAGAAACAGGGCCGATTCGGCGAGCAGCAGCGGGATGCTTCCGGCGACACTGATGTCGAAGATCAGCCAGACAAACACCATCGCGAGAATAATCTCGAGAAAGCCGAGAATCGTGAAGGGGATGATCTTTCCCGCGATGAACTGATACGAGCGTATGGGTGTGACGAGCAACTGTTCCAGCGTGCCGATTTCCTTCTCGCGCACGATGCCCATGCTGGTGAGAAATACCGTGATGATGACGAGAATGATCGCCATGATGCCGGGAACGATATACACCTTGCTCTCGAGATTTGGATTATACCAATACCGCGCTTCGGGCTCCGCGCCGCGAATGGCGGCGCCGCGGCGCGCAAGCCCCGGATCCGCCTCGAGAAGTCGTGCCTGGAAATTGCGGGATATGTCGGCTGCGTATGCGAGCGCAATGCCCGCGGTGTTGCCGTCGAGTCCATCGACCATGAGCTGCAGCGCGGGGCTGCGTCCGCGCACCGCATCACGCTGGAAGCCCTCGGGGATCGAGAGGGCGAGCTGTGCCTCGCTGCGGTCCATATGTCCCGTCAGTGTGCTGCCGCCGCGCTGCTCGCGTCCCACGAGTTTGAAGTACCGCGTGTGCGCGAACGACTCGATGAGTTGTCGGCTCATGGGTGTGTCGTCGGCGTCGTGAATCACGAGGCGCAGATCCACAACATCGGTGGTGACCGCGTTTCCAAGAATAAATATCTGGATCAGCGGCACAACAAAGAGCAGGCCCAGCATGACGCGGTCGCGCGCGATCTGGCGGAATTCCTTCTGGACGAGGTAGAGTATCTGCTGCATGCCGTCGCGCCCCTAATCCAATGTCACCTTGAAACGTTTGATCGCAATGGCGAGAATACCAGCGCCTATGCCCGCGAGCGCGAGCGTTTCGGGTAGAATATCGGAAATACCGACCCCTTTCAGCATAATACCGCGGATGATGACCAGATAGTACGTCGCGGGAAGCGCGCGCGACACAAGCTGCAGGGGCGCGGGCATGCTCGCGATGGGGAAGAGGAAGCCGCTCATGAGAAAGGTCGGAAGTATCGTCGACATCACCGTCATAAGCATCGCTATCTGCTGCGATTTGGCGATGGTGGAAATGAGCAGGCCGAAACTGAGCGCGACAAAGATGTAGACGACGGACAG from Ignavibacteriota bacterium carries:
- a CDS encoding sigma-70 family RNA polymerase sigma factor is translated as MPNDVDTQTPSIHSAPQRTSAREAIGGLSDDALVTMFQAGDEEVFRVIVERYKERIRNVTANILQDRDLVDDVSQEVFIKAYENLRGFRFESSLYTWLYRIAVNRCRDELRRKKMRRFFSLHGLLETNDRELLRHTSVAPADTGNREILEAALARLPEKFRIALVLRDVDGLHYEEMAEVLQCELGTVKSRIARGRALLREVLLPSAADLDLVPAGERAAGVAR
- a CDS encoding SPFH/Band 7/PHB domain protein, translated to MEAATVIIVIVVFFAFIVALSSIKMVSQASVKIIERLGKYHKTAISGLNIIVPFIDSVRATLDLREQLTDIEPQPVITRDNVTMEVDCIVYWQIIDPVKAVYEISTLQRGIQQLTLSALRAVIGEMDLDHTLAGREVINTKLRASLDSATDKWGVKVMRIELRNILPPEDIRLTMEKQMTAERNRRAAILQAEGEKSSAILRAEGEKQSAIVSAEGQKQSAILQAEGQAEARMRVANAEAQAISLVTESLKVTVGGDPSSYLIAMKYLESLKDIANGAQKVVFLPYEASGVMGSLGGIKEMLSHVGVK
- a CDS encoding NfeD family protein, whose protein sequence is MLYYWWFAAAVLFFILEIVTPGFVLLWFGVGALLAGLLDLAGVHNPLIQTLVFVVVSIVLVFLSRTVFKNVFMRASPGADLKTNADAMLGRAGIVTETIDNEHSLGRVLVDGQDWAARSADGSVIEVSARVTVQSLDGAKFIVART
- a CDS encoding ABC transporter permease; the encoded protein is MQQILYLVQKEFRQIARDRVMLGLLFVVPLIQIFILGNAVTTDVVDLRLVIHDADDTPMSRQLIESFAHTRYFKLVGREQRGGSTLTGHMDRSEAQLALSIPEGFQRDAVRGRSPALQLMVDGLDGNTAGIALAYAADISRNFQARLLEADPGLARRGAAIRGAEPEARYWYNPNLESKVYIVPGIMAIILVIITVFLTSMGIVREKEIGTLEQLLVTPIRSYQFIAGKIIPFTILGFLEIILAMVFVWLIFDISVAGSIPLLLAESALFLLTTLGLGILISTVAESQQQALFVAWFFMIFAMLLSGFFIPIANMPDAIQTITYANPVRYYLTVLREIYLKGSGPAELWKETASLAAFGVCMFGAAVWRFRRAHG